In Terriglobus aquaticus, the genomic window CGTTGTTCCGCAGGCGGTCCAGCGCCTGCGCCAAACCCTCTGAGCTGAGCGCCTTGCCCCTGCTATCCAGCATCCATCGCGTGGCACCGTCCCGGCGATCGGCGGCGACCTCCTCCAGCAGCGCCACCTCCGTCCGGAACACGCGGCTGTCCGCCTTCCACGATCCGCCCAGGCGCCGCAGGTACGCCGTGACCATGCCGTCCAGTTCGGCCGAGTGGCTCCGCCCTGGCCGCACCGAATACAGCGACACATTCATCCGGCCAGCATAGATCGCCTTTTCGTCACTTGGAAAAGCAAACCGCCCGTGAAAGCGCTATGACTTTTTGAAGAATCTATGAAAATCGGGATTCTCCCCCAGCGAGTCATCCCGACGAGCCAAATAGGTTGTTGAAAACAGGCGTTCTCCGGCTCCTCGGCTTTGGCAACCTACGTGCAACCTTCTCAGCAAAATCAATTTCAGCGCGGTCTGGCTCTCACATGGCCGCGCAGTGTTGTCATCGCTCATCGCTACCTCGAGGACATCCATCTTGAAGAAGAATCTCCTAGGACTTGCACTTGCGGCGGTATCACTCACCGGCGCTGTTGCTATCCCTGCTCCGTCTCTGTTCGCACAGGCAATCTCGATTAATGGCGGTTCCATCCAGGGAACAGTGACCGATCCGAGCGGCGCTCGGGTCCCGAATGCGGAAGTCACCATCACCGGAACAGATACAGGTGTATCCGCGAAGACGCACACCGATGCAAGTGGTTTCTATGCCGCTGGTCCGCTGAATCCGGGTCGCTACAGCATCCAGATTGTGGCTCCCGGGTTTCAGCAGTTGACCGTGAACACGACCGTTTCAACGGGTACCGCGACGAGCGGCAACGCCAAGTTGACGCTCGGTGATTCGGGAACCACGGTGGAAGTGACGACTGGCGATGTCCGGATCAACACGGATCAGGCGACGGTGTCCGGTGTCTTGAACTCAAAGGATTTCGATCAGCTGCCGGTAAACGGCCGCAATTTCCTTGATTACGCCCAGTTGCAGCCCGGCGTTCAGCTGCAGAATGCTGACTACTCCGCAGGCGGCTTCGATCCGACTAAGGCCGGTTACTCTGCCCTGAGCTTCAGCGGCGTCTCCGGACGTACTACCCGTATCCTCCTCGACGGTCAGGACATTACCGACGAAAACGTAGGTTCTACGATCATTAATGTGCCTTCTGGTGCGGTTGGGGAAATGCAGGTGAACCGCTCCACCGCCGATCCGTCTGTGCCGCTCACCTCCTCAGGGTCTGTTGTCGCTTCGACCCGCTCCGGAACGAACAGTTTCCACGGTAATGCCTTCTACAACTTCCAGGACCACAGGGCTCTTTTTGCACGGGTTAAAGGGCAAGATGCTCCGTTCCAGCGCAACCAGTTCGGTGGATACTTCGGCGGGCCGCTGATCAAGGACAAGCTATTCTTCTACGGCGGTGGCGAGCGCATCAAGCAGGATCTGGCTTCCCCTTCTGCGGTTCTCTCCACTGGCCTGTTCGCGTCGTTGCTCACGACCTATCCTCAGGTTTCTACACCGGCGCGTGACACCTTCTCGCAACTTCGTTTGGACTATAACGGGCCGCATGCCATTCACATGTTCGCTCGCGCCGCATATGAGGTGAACTCCTTTACTGCCGGCATCGGGCCAGGGTACTACCAGCCGTACGCAAACCGGGATAACGTGCCTTCGCTGGCCGGCGGTGCCGACTTCGTTACCGGTCGCTTTACCCACAGCCTTCGTGCTTCCTACGAAAAGTTCCACAACCTCCTGGTGGATGCGACCCTAGGTAACAATGGCATCTACAACCCGTTTCCCGGCGTAGGCGTCAGCCTTACCTCCCAAGGCCTACGTACTGGCGGCAATCCAAACGCGCCACAGCAGACCTTCCAGTCCGACAAGCAGGTACGCTACGACGGTTCGTTTACCCGGGGTGCGCATAATATCCGCTTCGGCGGCGAGATGAACCGGATTTTGGCTGGCGGTTTCGCCAGTTTCTACAGTCAGCCCTACATCGTTCTCAGCACGTCCTCGGTTTCGCAATTCAAGGGCGGCACGGGTAAGGGCTGCAATGGTGTTGTCGGCGCCGCGCCTTGTGCAAGTGACCTGGTGAACGGGTATCACCCTTACTACGCTCTGCTCGGCAATGGTCAGGGACTCTCGACGGAAATCCCACAGTTCGGCTTCCCCGGTGGTGGTCAGGGTGACTGGCGCATCGGTATCTACATCAACGACACCTGGAAGATGACGCCGAACTTCACGCTCACCTTTGGTGCCCGCTACAACCGTGATACGGGTCGTACGGACTCTGATCTGCAGCCTTTGCTCTGCTCGACCATCGATCCCGGCACATTCCCGAACGCTCCCTGCACTGGCAGCGCGCACCTCCTTGACCTGTTTGGTCCCGGTCTGGGCGACCGCATCAACCAGCCGAACAAGAACGTTGGCCCGCAGATCGGCTTCAACTATGCACCGCCCGCAGCCAATGGCAAGACAAGCCTTCGGGGTGGTTTCGGAGTGTTCTTCGAGAACTCCGTCTTCAACAACATCCTGTTTGATCGGCCGTACAAACTGCAGACCGGGCGATTCTTTGCGGATCAGCCCGTTTGCGGTCCTTACGGTAACTCCGTCACAATCCCTGGCCGTGGTCAGGTAACGACGACGCCCGATGGTACCTCCATCGCAACGGTTTGCGGCGCCCCGATGCGACAGGCAGCACCGGAAATCCTTGCTCTCTCGAATCAGCTGAAGTCTGCCTCGGCGTCCAGCGTGGGAGCCAACCCTAACTACATTGGTAACTTCCTCGAGACCACAGACGTAGGAGCGACTCTATTTGCTCCGAATCAGAAAACTCCGTACTCCCTCAACATGAACTTCGGCATTCAGCAGCAGATTGCCAAGGGTGTGGTTGTCACCGCTGACTATGTCCACATTGGCACTCTGCGGATTGCCCAGTCCATCGACGCCAACCATGTTGGTGACGCTTCTACGCTGAACGCGACAGCAGCGCGCAATGCTGTGCTTCGCACGGCCGCCGGCTTCGGTTGCACAGCCACAGGCGTTACCGCTGCTGCGGATTGCGCCATCGCGAACGGCGCAACCATCAGCGACTTCGCTTCCAACGGTCTAGGCACCACAACCGATCCGTATCTACAGAACTACCCGTACGAGGCATACCCGGGTCTCACGGCGAACACTGGTGCCGCTTTCGCTGGTAACAATCCTGCTGTTGGCGTGGGCAACTTCTCGTTCCCGAATGGCAAGTCCGGCTATGACGGTCTGCAACTTAACCTGCGTCAGCAGGCCACTCATCCGTTGCCGGGCATTCTGGCCAGCACGGTCGAGGTCTCCTACGCTTACTCCCGGTTTATCAGCACCTCTGGCGCCGGTTCGTCAGATCAGTTCTTCCTCGCCGGGACTTTCGATCAGCGCAACCCGACCCGTTACATCGGTTACGGCGGGCTTGATCGGACCCACATCCTTTCCTTCGGCCTGACCTCGACGATCAAGTACGGGCCGCGCCTGTCCTTCATCGGTCACTTCGAATCCCCGACGGCGACCAACCTGACACTCGACACGCAGGACGGCGGCGGTGTCGGTCAGATCTTCCAGACCGACTTCACCGGTGACGGCACGACGGGAGACCTTCTGCCGGGCACCAACCCTGGCTCCTACATGCGCAAGGTGCATCCTGGCGATGTAGGCAACCAGATCACCCAGTACAACGCTAAGTACGCAAATCAGCTGACGCCCGCCGGTCAGGCGCTTGTCAATGCTGGCGTGTTGAATCTGGGTCAGATGCGGTCCATCGGAGCTGTTATGCCCACGTTGCGTCAGCCGGGAGGCGCTGTATTCCAGAACAGCCCCTACCGTCAGCTGGATGCGTCGTTGGCCTACCCAATCAATCACTCGGTTCTGCGCTTCCTGCCTGAGTCGGTAAGCCTGGAACCTCAGGTGAACTTCTACAACGCTCTCAACCTCGCAAACTACGGTGGGCCTTCGGGCGTCCTCACCTCGGTGAACACCGGCTCGGTCACGGGTGACGTGAATGCTGACGTCACGAACGCCTTCCTCAATAAGAACAACTACCGAACTGTCCGCGGTATCGGCACCTTCTCGCAGGGCGCACCGCGTACAACCGAATTCCAGCTGCGGCTCAACTTCTAAGCTGGATCAAACTAGGCGACGCCCCGGAGTAATCCGGGGCTTTCGTCGTTTGCACAAGCTTCAACTCACGCCCTCGATCAGAGTTGT contains:
- a CDS encoding 23S rRNA (pseudouridine(1915)-N(3))-methyltransferase RlmH gives rise to the protein MNVSLYSVRPGRSHSAELDGMVTAYLRRLGGSWKADSRVFRTEVALLEEVAADRRDGATRWMLDSRGKALSSEGLAQALDRLRNNGVRRLVAAVGPADGWSAEALGGLQGNDMLLSLGPLTLPHELARLVLAEQVYRATTILAGHPYHLGHE
- a CDS encoding TonB-dependent receptor, which gives rise to MKKNLLGLALAAVSLTGAVAIPAPSLFAQAISINGGSIQGTVTDPSGARVPNAEVTITGTDTGVSAKTHTDASGFYAAGPLNPGRYSIQIVAPGFQQLTVNTTVSTGTATSGNAKLTLGDSGTTVEVTTGDVRINTDQATVSGVLNSKDFDQLPVNGRNFLDYAQLQPGVQLQNADYSAGGFDPTKAGYSALSFSGVSGRTTRILLDGQDITDENVGSTIINVPSGAVGEMQVNRSTADPSVPLTSSGSVVASTRSGTNSFHGNAFYNFQDHRALFARVKGQDAPFQRNQFGGYFGGPLIKDKLFFYGGGERIKQDLASPSAVLSTGLFASLLTTYPQVSTPARDTFSQLRLDYNGPHAIHMFARAAYEVNSFTAGIGPGYYQPYANRDNVPSLAGGADFVTGRFTHSLRASYEKFHNLLVDATLGNNGIYNPFPGVGVSLTSQGLRTGGNPNAPQQTFQSDKQVRYDGSFTRGAHNIRFGGEMNRILAGGFASFYSQPYIVLSTSSVSQFKGGTGKGCNGVVGAAPCASDLVNGYHPYYALLGNGQGLSTEIPQFGFPGGGQGDWRIGIYINDTWKMTPNFTLTFGARYNRDTGRTDSDLQPLLCSTIDPGTFPNAPCTGSAHLLDLFGPGLGDRINQPNKNVGPQIGFNYAPPAANGKTSLRGGFGVFFENSVFNNILFDRPYKLQTGRFFADQPVCGPYGNSVTIPGRGQVTTTPDGTSIATVCGAPMRQAAPEILALSNQLKSASASSVGANPNYIGNFLETTDVGATLFAPNQKTPYSLNMNFGIQQQIAKGVVVTADYVHIGTLRIAQSIDANHVGDASTLNATAARNAVLRTAAGFGCTATGVTAAADCAIANGATISDFASNGLGTTTDPYLQNYPYEAYPGLTANTGAAFAGNNPAVGVGNFSFPNGKSGYDGLQLNLRQQATHPLPGILASTVEVSYAYSRFISTSGAGSSDQFFLAGTFDQRNPTRYIGYGGLDRTHILSFGLTSTIKYGPRLSFIGHFESPTATNLTLDTQDGGGVGQIFQTDFTGDGTTGDLLPGTNPGSYMRKVHPGDVGNQITQYNAKYANQLTPAGQALVNAGVLNLGQMRSIGAVMPTLRQPGGAVFQNSPYRQLDASLAYPINHSVLRFLPESVSLEPQVNFYNALNLANYGGPSGVLTSVNTGSVTGDVNADVTNAFLNKNNYRTVRGIGTFSQGAPRTTEFQLRLNF